GGCGCATTTCATCGACCGGGTGAAGCGCGGGAGAAAACGGCAGTTGTTTTTACCATGGTTATGCGTAGATGAAGAAATCTAGGCGAAGCTGGAAGACAGTGCTTGAAGGAGAGCTCTGAACGCCGGCGCGGTGAGACCACTCCTACGGGATAGAAGGGGGATCACGTCTCGGCGTTTTACACTCAGTTTTAGGGGTTCAACAGCCTCGCTCACAGACGCGTTGACTGCAGTGGAGAAGCAGGGAGGGAGAGCCAATAAACGGaacaggaggaggaagagaaggcggagTCAATAGACAACCACGGTGTAATCTACAGTAATTACTCGAAATTCGCGGTTTTGACTTTCACGGTTTCACTacatggcagtttttttttgtcagtcagTCAAAAGTAGAAGTCAAAAGCCTCCTATTGTCATTATTCAACAACGGTGTATAACGaaatttgtgttttcttttcatcaaaataaaaagttattttgcatttttaaaagtttacaaaaatttgaaaatccacgctaaaactcgcaagcggaagccgcTCTCCTGTCTTcctcttgctactagaactcagcactgaaaaaaagtagttataaatGGGGTGATtgtactttgtggtttttcttttattacggccatgtctggtctatattaaCCATAATATCCGAGGGATTAACATATACCCTACATCCAGGGATTTTTTCCAGTCGATTAATCAGATAGCCTCCAACtcctttaaaaatgaagaacttttaccaaaacataaaacataaagATACggaacacaatgttttttttttatatccagaATAAAAATAGAACCGGAGTCCCACTTTAAACTCAAAATTCTTAGAATAAAATCTGATTTTGGAGATTAGCaccactgaaaaataaaatgaggctAAAATTCTGAAAATAGAATTAGAATTCCCAAATCAAAGTCCAAATTCTgagaataaaatccaaactcagagaataaaagttaaaatcttgcccaattttttttcagcagaTCTAATCCtattacataaaaataagatgACTAAATCACAATATAATTTAAAACATGATCGCTTACTTGTATTTTATGAAataatttgaatgaattggaaATACATTTCAAACGCATTATAGTTAGTCTATACAAGCAGATGCTGGTATTTTATTTAGATCAATTTTTTATTCGTCTATAAATGATGCATTCTGTTTTAGAGTTGTAATTTTCTAAAGTATGTTTAATAACTGGGCATATTATTAAAAGTGATTCCTTACCTGAATAAGATGATGATATTGATATAGCTAGCTTGCACTACTTTAAAcgatattttgaatattttcaattgtGTATATTGTAGGTACTGTCCACTGTTAATTTATGTAATTAAGGGTATTTTATTGAGTTGGCTCTGACGAATACAAATGTATGCATTACcgttacaaaattatttttcacataTACAATTAATGCCTTACTGTTAAGAAAAAAGTAATAGTATAATATTTAAGATTTTCAAGTTACCTAATTGCATGATATTtgagatctattttttttacttactgtACTTGAAAAGTTCTTTGCCCTCGTGAAATTAAGGATTCATTCACTAAGAATCCACCAATAGGTCAAAGTTCACTAAAACAGGCTAATTCCTTGCTGGCATTCTACACATCCTGTTTAATTCTAAGTGGCTTTAAAGATGAAGCCAAGATGGCGGAAGGGAATCACACAAACTAAAAGGAACTCTACTGCAGGACTATATTGTTcctttgtaattattattattattgcatagatcaaattgaaatcatccgtcacaaaaaaatatgttcatcTGTATACATGTCACATgtacaaaatatacattgtttatttttagaaaacatTACATGGATAATTAAAAATGGATATGTATAATATAAAGACTTCACATTTGACATTGAATATTTAAAGTGTTGTTGGAAGAGGTAGAGTGAACAAACACGACAAAAAGCAGCATGTTGTCACCAGGTGTAATATACAAGACTCcacaaaacaaatacaacagctttttttccctttaacatAATTGTTCTCTTCCAACCCCACTGGTGAAGGGTTTTTTCTCCCTCGCTCCCTCTTTAAATTGTTTTGACACAAGcaccataaataaaaacacaggtagTTGCCAACTTACAACTTCACATATAACTAACTACACAACAACATACTGTACTACTTACTGatggttaaataaaaaacatattttgaatatGAAAACAACTTTACGTCATCATTAATTTGGGTAAATTGTTATAATGCATTTGTATTTgtatctaatctcattttctgaaccgctttatcttcactttggtcgcgggggtgctggaacccatCCCAGATGACTTAGAGCGAAAGAGTAGTGTTAAAACTGactcacaaatacacaaatatacatgcaCAACAACATTGtccaaagaaaaacattgatcTCCACACAATGGCAGATCATTCTTATTACCAAAGAagtgaaatatacatataaggGAAGAGGCGGCATGGTGGgtagtggttagtgcgttgccctcacagttctgaaatcgagGTTTCGATTACAAGTGGTTTCTAACCTTCCTGGgtggttgcatgttctccctgggcttgtttGGGTCTTGTCCAAGTATTTTGGTactctgggcctgcgtgggttttgtccaggaactccggtttcctcccacgtccccaaaacatgcatgtatgctggttgaacaatctaaattTTCCTCAGGTGCCCTAGGTGCTCAAAATGCTTGTGAGTACAAgcgatatggaaaatgaatgtgtatgtgtatttatactGTTGAGTATTTTCAACCTAAAATACAGAGATTAAACAAAATATactatttaagaaaataatgttttttaccaATTATATTTCTGaagataatatatataaatagtaaataataCATACTTTATAAATAATTTCAGCATGAATGCAACACATGGTTTGCATTGGACAGTCCCTATTCCAAggtaaacagaaaaaacaactgcagTCTACTGGAACTGCTCTGCACGCATTCAACACACATGCGTGTTGTGCCAACATGTGTGTCTGTCAAACAAAGTTCTCCTTGTTGACCCACATGAGTGTGCGCGTATCGTTGGGTTTGCACTCGTACTCAATGCTGTTGAAGCTGTTGCCCCACTGGCAGTGGTCCCGCTTATGGTAGTTGTAGTACTTCACCTGCCACACCGTCTCAAACGTGCCCGCTTCGGTGAACTGTGCAAAAACACACaggttttaaataaataataaagaacACATTTAGTAAACTCTTATAAGTTTGTAGCCTTTCCATGTAGGGAAGTACTAGACctggcaatatgaaaaaaaaatcacgtaaTGGGTAAAATTGGAGTACACAatcaaaataacattattattttgtgaAATAAAATTATACAGCAATTTTAGTAGCTcccattttactttatttattgacattaaacacatgttgaaaatgtcaaaaacaaccAAGTATAGtggtattaaaaaaagtattcaatGCAAACAGAAGTGGCACAAGTAGTGTTGTCTTATTTATGCATCATATGTGTAATTATGGCGTGTCCTAATTTAAGACCcagtctgttttttgttttttttgtttcagacaCAGATCCGGGAACTACTCAATTTACACTATCTGGCTAGTTCATTGGATAAATCTTGCTTGTACAGTCATCtctctctacttacgaatacatTTAAGTATGAAATTCTCAGGTTACAAAAtgctttatatgcaaatgagtgacttgagatatgaaaaagaaCCAATCACGTTCAAACTCACATTGCCCCATAAAAGAATGCTGCATTTCCTCTTCTCTAGTTCTCATTACCATGTCTAACTCGTTTtgttgtacagaaaaaaaaactttgatcaATTCCTCTACACATTTGCTGATTTgctcacatttttcattcagaaaaaaatgggctgGTGCACTAGTGTtctctcgctacttcgcggttcagccaccgcggactcaaagcttcgcagatttttttgggaaaaaaaaatacaaatattacattgagacaacatattttacagttgtttttgttataacatgaatttcactctctctacccgtattctatatggtgtactgtatacaggggggtaaaaaaataaaaaataaataaatttaaaaaaaaaaatctctctctctctatatatatatatatatatatatatatatatatatatatatatatatatatatatatatatatatatatatatatatatatatatatatatatatatatatatatatatatatatatatatatatatatatatatatatatatatatatatatatatatatatatatatatatatatatatatatatatatatatatatatatatatatatatatatatatatatatatatatatatttggaattaaattcaaattaagcatttttgaaggggaatccctgcTTCACGGAAATTCaattatcgcgggtggtcccggtccccattaaccgcgataaccgagggagcACTGTATTTGGAACATTTTGTAGTTCCCCTTTAAAATTTAATCATACCTCTATGCTGATCTGAAGGGGCTGTCTTTCCCCACTCTTGGTGTGCACCAAACCCTCTGTGTCGTACAGGCCCGAGTAGACCACTGATTGAGGGTCCTTGGACTGCTGCTCCAGGGCAAAGGTGACTGCACCTAAACTCATAGACCTGccaagattaaaaaatatataccgtaAAATATTCAGCtccatattaatggttttaatagggagtacaaatgtggtaCTTCGAAGGGAaagtcttaagaaaaatcaccaCACGTGGTATTACtcagatactgtatgaatcaaaagcacattattagtgTCAAtgtcataaggaattaattcaccCAGTAATGGTtgctttcttactgcaaaacagaaaataaccaacaaatggtaaatgttactttgccgacACCCACTGGTGAAAAAGATTATAGCAAGtattgtgcacatataagccatacccttgattcagtcatagtttttttttgttacaaatgcggcttatatgcgagaaaatacagtagttgagATGGCTGGCTGATGCATTGCACAATATATCATAGTGACCCCCGATTCCCACTGAACTGACTATGCATTTTAGCATGAGGACAAAagggtttttaaaaagaaacctacacatcaaaataaaatgcaggcATTTTGAGTTTTGGTTGTACATAAAGACACAATTCCATCACAGATCTATGAAATCATCAAGCTAGAAATCTTGCATGATCTCGCAaaaataatgagttaaaaacattatatttagGCTTTGTTTGTGGTGGGATCACAATGAAATGCTGATGACGTCACAAAAGATTTACTGTTGGGGAATAAGCTTTACTACCAAAACAAGACTGAAAATGTCAggtatgttatttttgtttttggttttgggTGCGGgctggggtttgggttaggccTGGTGAAAGGAAATgtagagctgccaacctccgtcgaccccatttcaggagtaaccatgtcccatttccggagtgaatgcaattcacgcaaaatcgatatttaaaatgtaaaaaaacaaaacttgttATTATcctgtttttacattaattgaaatattgtgttttttcaaactattgaaaaagtacagcataataaaaataagtttatttttgtgttttggtcCTTCTACATGcattttacagtcagtaattccaacatgtcacgctgaagtcgcacttgCACGTTCTGCAATGCACAAATGTCAGTCCTTTTGGGAAAggcttcaacatgggatatttcttcaaatacgaaccaataaacttcATTCCAGTGTCTAGGTTTCTAATGAGAAGTTTCATTCAAATTGCCATCCCTTTTGTGCTTAACCCAAGCAGGCATTGATTAGAtttaccagtgctgtgtactTCTAAATCCTTTAGAACAACCCCGGAAATGATAGGATCTGTTTCAAAACAAAggactggtggtttagtcagccttaataatattTACTTCCcatgtgaaaaaaacaaaaatgaaaatgttaaagcgaTAAAGGCAAGCGATTCTGAATCGATTGCCACACTGAAGTCACAAAAGACAAATCATTTGTCTTAAAGTGTAATTCGGATTATTCACAATGCAATCGTGTTAACGGACTCatccggtttacagtgcagttgaattaAATGCTGAAATAAGATGTGGGAGCtgtagcgatggtgtgaatttcaagGCATTTAGATtgaaaatttggtacttttctgaaatggttgcttcaaaaaaaatgtaattgacaaTTTTTGGGAAGATTCTTAGGGAAGGTGTCAGAGTTTTCATTACTTGTCAGGGTTAAACTCTGGAAATTCCTGGAGAAGTTCACAGCTATTGAGATGGTTGAGTTTAGGTTTGGGAGTAGAGAGAGTAAAGGTCAGGGTATTGAAGGCACCAAAAGGGGCTTGGAAACATGGATATTTTTTGGTTATAATGATGACATTTATCTCAATAGCTGCCATTGGTGGATCGCTGTCAGACCTCCAGTTTAATTGATAAAAACCTGTTGGCACCTGCTTCAACCAAACAGAAAGAATGGCTACTAATGCCAACAAGCTCTGCCTGCATTTTGGTCTTAAAAATGATAGCCTTTCTGTTATGAGGTCAAAGCgcgatatttatttattttactgccCGGTCTCGTGATTCAGGCAGCATCTGCCCCATCATGCCCCAAATTCCGCCTGGCATTTGCATCATGATATGTGTGACCTACTTACACACAACCTGCTCTGTGATTCGTTGAAATACTTGTGATTTGCCAttatttgaataaatacatgaaaaaactgACATAATAAAGCACTCACTTAGATAAGCAAGACTTTTACCGACACCAACgtcaaaatatgtttaaataacTCGACTAATAAGCATGCCGGGTTTAGCACTACAAATAAGAATTTTCGactaatgcttttttttccaaatagctGGCATCAACTTAATTACagatcaaagaaaaaaaattgttacacattattcattcattcattcattttctgaaccgctttatcctcatcggggttgcggggggtgctgaaccctatcccagatgactttgggccagagggaGAGgaaaccctaaattggtggccagtcaatcgcagggcacaaggagacaaacaatcatgcAGATTCACTCTttcctatgggcaatttatagtgtccaatcaccctaccatgcatgtctttggagtagccggagaaaactcacgcagTTCCGGGGTGaaaatgcaaagtccacacaggtggaccgacctggatttgaacacaggaccccagagctgtgagactgaCGCGCTAACACTCacccattattttttaaattggatcgTCTTCAGTATAACTCGCttaatcaaaaacaaataaatgattagAAAAGAAACAGGATAAATTGAAAGAATAAATGGAGGTCTACCTACGTGGCCTCGACACCTCCGGGTTTGACAACCACCTCAATCTTGTACTTGGAACCGGTGAGTAGTTTTATTGTTCTGGTTTGTCCAAACCTGGCCCCGTCGGATTTGAAGTAGACGGCGGTGTTGTTGGGAAGCATCTTCAGCGAAATGCCGATTTTGACGAGCTGTGGAATTTTTGACATACTCACACAGACATGCACAAACCCAGGATTGATGTGTGGTGGGCGAAACGTCCAAGGCGCCCCCCTATGCACGCAATGGCAAAGCTGTACACGCGCAACCTGGATTGGTCCACTGTTTAAATCCCAATCCAATGAGTACAACCGATCTAATAATAATCTCAAACAGTGCTCTCTCCAAATCTCCTGATCCATCGCTCTCTTCCAGGAATGATCTACAGAGCCATTTCGTTTAAATCCTGCCAATTGGACTCTTTATAGTTGATACCTTGACccagaattttaaaataatggaaataaCCACCGGCCCACATTTTAATAATGTAATTGAATTAGAAACGgacaatgtattttaattcaattttttagtCACAGCAATGATGGTCGTCTGTggaaaatatatcaaaacagcatggaaaaaatgattaattttgtGCCTTTATCTGTTTGCTGTAATAGCAACATTTAACCAGTGGAGGTCAGTGTTGCACTAATGAAATAAACTCACCTATAATCGGATGCATTAAAACGGGTCTGAAACCTCtctgtgggtgcaagtttttgttccaaccgatccaacacaaacaattTAACTAATTAGGgttcaactgattacacttctGAGATACccgattggtggaaaggtttcctcttataggttggaacgaaaacccgcacccactgtggcctttTCTGAAATAGTTTTCCCACCTCTGTCTTAAAACCTTAACGATCAAAGACCTCACTATTTGAGTGAAATGTAAAAGAGGAGTCAGAACGAGCATAGGGATTTCAAAAGAAGATAAGGGTCATAAATATTGGAGTATTTTGGTTCAAATGCAGTAGGTGATTCATTTATTAGTTGTGACCTATTGGTTAAATGCcacaaaaacattatattatttACAATCAGGCACACACAAGTAGTCATTATTTCCATTTAAACCATGTGAAACATTTTGGAGGCAACAAGTTCAGATAGTTGTCGGATGGTCAAGCAAGTGAGTGAGTAAACCAGCTTCTTTTCAATGGCAATAAGAGCGACTGGCAAATGCAGATCTAAACAGGACCCACccagcaaaataaaataataaacattgttcaaTAGTCGTTAAAACTTTGATGAAGTTAACTCGCTTATGTAGGGCGGCCCTGCGGCTGAATGGTTAGCGTGTAAgtctcacagtgggggtcctgggttcggaTGCAGGTCGGTCTACCagtgtggagtctgcatgttctcctgtgtgggttttctctgggtactcaagtttcctcccaaattccaaagacattcataataggctgattggacactctgaattgcccctagtgtgcgtaaatggttgtttgtctccttgtggcctgcgaaTGGCtagctaccaattcagggtgtcccttgctagaagtcagctgggataggctccagcaccccccgctaccctagtgaggatcagaaaatgagatgagatgttcaATAGTCGTTAAAGCTTTAATAAAGCCAAGTAGTACATTTAAGATGtgtgtgacatttttatttatttgttattggaaaaagatggtgcagtggttcattCGTACGACTGCAACTCAGGCAGTGTGAGTTCAATCCCCAACAATATGGCCACAAATAGTTGCATATGCTCTTAAACTGACTGGCAACAGATTTTAGGGCAGCCACACTTTTCCCCCCAATGTCAGTAGACAAGTATAAGCACTGTTGAAAATggatcatttaattcatttgttttaaaactttttcaTTGTTTCGAACCCGTTTCACACTCAAAAATAGTAACTAAGCGTCTACTTCATTTCCTTGGTCATATCCACACAGTAAactgttatattattatttaaataaatgaaaatacatacaaataaaacaGTGATGGTGAAGTAAACATGTTACTGTACCCCGAATATCACTGTTAATGTAGGACATGGCAGCAAGGTcacccctattttttttttttaacttcagtgctgagtcctagtagcaaaagtggctttcgtttttttcacatttttatgaacttcaaaaatgtaataa
The nucleotide sequence above comes from Stigmatopora nigra isolate UIUO_SnigA chromosome 12, RoL_Snig_1.1, whole genome shotgun sequence. Encoded proteins:
- the cnrip1b gene encoding CB1 cannabinoid receptor-interacting protein 1b; the encoded protein is MSKIPQLVKIGISLKMLPNNTAVYFKSDGARFGQTRTIKLLTGSKYKIEVVVKPGGVEATSMSLGAVTFALEQQSKDPQSVVYSGLYDTEGLVHTKSGERQPLQISIEFTEAGTFETVWQVKYYNYHKRDHCQWGNSFNSIEYECKPNDTRTLMWVNKENFV